Part of the Fundidesulfovibrio terrae genome is shown below.
TCCTTGTCCACGACGATGGAGTATCCGTCGACCTGGAACACATCGTCGGAATCCTTGGGCTCGTCCAGGGCCAGGGTGAGCCTGGGGCCGGAACAGCCGCCGCTGGAGAGGAACACGCGGATGGGCGCTTTTTCGTTTTCCGCGAAGTAGGCGTCGAGTTGGGTCTTGGCGGGCTGGGTGACAGTGACCATGCAATCCTCCGTGAATGCGATTCTCTGGCTAATGTAGTAGGTCCGGGGAGGGGGTTGGTCAAATACGAATCCGTGATGCG
Proteins encoded:
- a CDS encoding IscA/HesB family protein — its product is MVTVTQPAKTQLDAYFAENEKAPIRVFLSSGGCSGPRLTLALDEPKDSDDVFQVDGYSIVVDKELLEKAKPLTIDFACSGFSVDSSLELGGGGCGGCSCSGGSCS